The following coding sequences lie in one Caproicibacterium argilliputei genomic window:
- a CDS encoding carbohydrate ABC transporter permease yields MAVPSEAALAGAVHRRVTVGKIMMYVVLVLLALVMLVPFAWMLSASFKLNKDVFTFPIQWIPQDPHPENYINIWKQIPLLRFIGNTAFITVIVTLLQLFTSSFAAYAFAKLRFPGRDALFVMYIATIAVPWQSYMVPQFIMLRSWRLNDSPWAIILLQAFTAFGVFLMRQFYDGVPDELCEAARIDGLSEYGIWAKVMLPLSKSALSTLTIFTFVNTWNDFLGPLIYLTTESKKTIQIGLRMFISQYSTEYGLIMAGSVVVLIPVLIVFLSLQKYFVQGIATSGLKG; encoded by the coding sequence ATGGCAGTTCCCAGTGAGGCGGCCCTGGCGGGCGCAGTGCACCGCAGGGTCACAGTTGGAAAAATCATGATGTATGTGGTGCTGGTGCTTTTGGCACTGGTCATGCTGGTTCCTTTCGCCTGGATGCTCAGCGCTTCCTTTAAGCTGAATAAAGATGTGTTTACGTTTCCGATTCAGTGGATTCCGCAGGACCCGCATCCGGAAAATTATATCAATATTTGGAAGCAGATTCCGTTGCTTCGCTTTATCGGCAACACAGCGTTCATTACCGTGATTGTTACCCTGCTGCAGCTGTTCACATCCAGCTTTGCGGCATATGCGTTTGCAAAGCTGCGCTTTCCCGGACGCGACGCACTGTTCGTCATGTATATCGCGACCATTGCCGTTCCGTGGCAGAGCTACATGGTTCCGCAGTTCATCATGCTGCGCTCGTGGCGCCTGAACGACAGCCCATGGGCCATCATTCTGCTGCAGGCGTTTACGGCGTTCGGGGTGTTCCTGATGCGGCAGTTTTACGACGGCGTGCCGGATGAGCTGTGCGAAGCGGCGCGGATTGACGGGCTTTCGGAGTACGGCATCTGGGCAAAGGTGATGCTTCCGCTTTCCAAGTCCGCACTTTCCACACTGACGATTTTTACCTTTGTGAATACCTGGAATGATTTTCTCGGCCCACTCATTTATCTGACCACCGAGAGCAAAAAAACCATTCAGATTGGTCTGCGGATGTTTATTTCGCAATATTCTACCGAGTACGGCTTGATTATGGCCGGATCTGTGGTAGTATTAATTCCGGTGCTGATTGTATTTTTATCCCTGCAAAAGTATTTTGTACAGGGAATTGCGACGAGCGGCCTGAAAGGCTGA
- a CDS encoding carbohydrate ABC transporter permease has translation MVVPAKERPIKTVSAKQRKMRNNLIAYSFIAPNFIGFAVLTLVPILSAVVLSFANWNGTTQIQWVGLGNYAKLFGDRIFKQSFLNTIIYSVATVPLTIVASLALAVLLNRKLFARNFFRTVSFFPYVASMVAVAAVWNALFDPNKGMINETLSALGVQNPPRWIADPHWAMVDLILFSVWKMMGYYMIIYLAGLQGINPELYEAASLDGANGWQRFRFVTLPQLSSTTFFVLMMVIIQCFKVYDIVYMITQGGPGTATYVLVYDIYQVAFRDLRYGYASAISMVLFVLVLAITIVQFRVEKRRQN, from the coding sequence ATGGTTGTTCCGGCAAAAGAGCGCCCGATTAAAACAGTCAGCGCCAAGCAGAGAAAAATGCGGAATAATTTGATTGCTTACAGTTTTATTGCACCGAATTTTATTGGCTTTGCCGTTCTGACGCTGGTGCCAATTCTGTCTGCAGTGGTGCTGAGCTTTGCAAACTGGAACGGCACCACACAGATTCAGTGGGTGGGGCTTGGAAATTACGCGAAACTGTTTGGCGACCGCATTTTTAAGCAGAGCTTTCTTAACACCATTATTTATTCCGTGGCAACGGTGCCGCTTACGATTGTCGCGTCGCTTGCGCTGGCAGTGCTGCTGAACCGCAAGCTGTTTGCCCGCAACTTTTTCCGTACGGTCAGCTTCTTTCCATACGTTGCCTCCATGGTGGCGGTGGCAGCGGTCTGGAACGCACTGTTTGACCCTAACAAAGGCATGATTAACGAAACCCTTTCCGCACTTGGCGTGCAGAACCCGCCGCGTTGGATTGCCGACCCGCACTGGGCCATGGTGGACTTGATTCTGTTCAGCGTTTGGAAGATGATGGGCTACTACATGATTATCTATCTGGCCGGTCTGCAGGGAATCAATCCCGAACTTTACGAGGCGGCCAGTCTGGACGGCGCCAACGGCTGGCAGCGCTTCCGCTTTGTCACGCTGCCGCAGCTTTCCAGCACCACCTTCTTTGTGTTGATGATGGTGATTATCCAGTGCTTCAAGGTGTACGACATTGTGTACATGATTACGCAGGGCGGGCCGGGCACAGCCACATATGTGCTGGTTTACGACATTTACCAGGTTGCGTTCCGCGACCTGCGCTACGGCTATGCCAGCGCGATTTCCATGGTGCTCTTTGTGCTGGTGCTCGCGATTACCATTGTGCAGTTCCGCGTTGAAAAACGCCGGCAGAATTGA